The genomic region TCGTTAACGAACCGTGGGATGGCATATCAACTTAATATAACATAAATAAGAATTTAAACTTACAGTTGAAAAAGCAATGGGACTATAATGAAGTTATACTTAGTTGAGCATGCTATAGGTACATTTGCCTTCGATGAAGACGGTAAATTAGTTGATTATGTGCTTAATCCAAAGGACATTGGAAAATTAGTTGAAATTCTCCTAAATCATGAAAAAGGAGAACCTTTTCCCTCAACTTTAGAACTAATATCAAAACTTAAGCCGGAAGAAGTAGTTATAGAAAATGAGGCAGAAATTCCAAAGCTTAAAGTGAAAGCTTCAGCTACTTTAAACCATAAAGCAGCCAAAATGTTTAGATCTTCACTAGTGAAATTCGCCTTAGATTCAAAATTTGTATCTTCTGAAGACGAGCTATATAATTTCCTTTATCAGCTTTCCTTTGAATATACAAGGAGGAAACTAAGGACTGCCGCGCAAAAAAGAGACTTATTAGCAATACAAGCAGTTAGAGCAATGGATGATATTGATAAATCAATAAATCTTTTCTCAGAAAGGTTAAGAGAATGGTACAGCTTACATTTCCCAGAATTAGACAAATTAGTAGAAGACCACGAGACGTATGCCAAAATTGTTTCTACTTTCGGTTATAGAGATAATATAACTTTAGAAGGATTAAAGAGTATTAATATTGACGAGAAACAAGCTAAGAAAATATTAGATGCTGCAAGTAAAAGTATAGGTGCAGATATCTCAGAGGATGATATAAATTCAATAAAGCAACTTTCTGACGCTATATTATCATTATATAATATTCGTAATAGTTTATCAGATTATGTAGAGTCAGTAATGAAAGAAGTTGCTCCAAATATTACTGCACTAGTTGGTGCAAATCTAGGAGCAAGGCTATTAAGCTTAGCAGGTAGCCTAGAGGAGTTTGCAAAAATGCCTGCTAGTACTATCCAAGTTTTAGGTGCCGAAAAAGCTTTATTTAGAGCTCTAAGGTCTGGAGGCAGGCCTCCAAAGCACGGTGTTATATTCCAGTTTCCAGCAATTCATAGTTCTCCTAGATGGCAAAGAGGTAAGATTGCTAGGGCTTTAGCAGCAAAATTAGCCATAGCTGCTAGAGTAGATAACTATAGCGGGAGATTTATAGGAGATCAATTAGTAGAACAGTTAAATAAGAGAATAGAGGAAATAAAAACTAAATATGCACAACCTCCTCCAAGAAAACCACAGCCACAAGCTCCGAAGCAGAAGAACTTTAAGAAAGGAGGAGGTGGCGGGAAGAAAAATAAAGGGAAGAAAGGTAGGAGGTGATTAAATGTCAGAAAGTATTAAATCTGTAAAAGAAACAAAAATGGAGAATGTATTTGAATGTGAGTATGAAGACGGAACTACAAGATTATGTACTAAAAATTTAGCTCCAGGATATTCAGTTTACGGAGAGAGATTAATTAAATATAACGGAATAGAATATAGAGAATGGAATGCTTTTAGGAGTAAGCTAGCTGGAGCCATATTAAAAGGATTAAAAGAAAACCCTGTTAAAAAAGGAGTAAAAGTGCTTTATTTAGGAGCAGCGTCTGGAACTACACCTAGTCATGTTTCAGATATAGTAGAGAAAGAAGGAAAAGTTTATGGAGTAGAATTTTCTCCTAGAGTTGTAAGAGAGCTTATCTTAGTTGCTCAAAGAAGGCCTAATTTATTTCCAATATTAGCTGATGCTAGATTTCCTCAAAGTTATATGCCATTAATAGAGAACGTAGATGTACTTTATGTTGATATTGCACAACCAGATCAAACTGATATAGCTATTTATAACGCTAAAATATTCTTAAAAGAAGGCGGAAGTTTACTTCTGGCAATAAAGGCTAGAAGCATTGACGTAACAAAGAATCCAGAAGAGATATTTAAAGAAGAAGCTTCTAAACTTGAGAGGAATAATTTTGACGTGAAGCAAGTAATAAACCTAGATCCTTACGATAAGGATCACGCAATGGTCTTAGCGAGGTTTAAAGGGTAAATGCTTGATAAAATTCTAGAGTTAGGTTTAAAGGAAATCTTTGGTAGTTCTCCCGCAGAAAAAGTTACTTTAAAGGATGCGCTTCAAGGCAAAAATAGGATTAGGCTAAATAACGGTTTTTATCACGAATTAAATTTAGCTGAAGTGAAAGATTTTTCTTCTAAAGTTCCTCTTTATCTATGGTCATTAGTTTATCTTCCTATTATAATTTTGAAACTACCTGAACCAGGCCAGTTTTCTTTAGAAGGCTCAGAGTGGGATAAAAAAGCAGTCAGTTTAATTCTTAATAAAGAAGAAGGAGATAAAATTATATTAAATACTGCAGACGTAGAGGATTTATTAAGGCGATATAAAACATTAATCTTTATAACTCTTAGTAGTAATATATTGTTTTCAGCAAATAGTGAACTTGACGAAGGTATCTAAAATGACGATTAGGGTAAATGATGTAATAAGGATATTAGAAGATGAAGGCTTAAATTATACTATTATAAATTATCCAGAGAAAAATAAAAAATCTATAGATATAATAGTTGAGTTTAAGAGGAGCTCTCAGGAAAAGAAGAAATTAGTAGTCAAAACTTCATCCGATAAGATAGGAAAAGATGAAATAACCGACTTAAAGAATTTCTCTTCTCTTACACAGAGTATTCCTTTAATAATAACTGATGAAACTGAGGAGGACATAGCTATTGAGAAAGATAAAGTTATTGGTCTGTCATTATTTGGGTTTGAGAGATTACTTAAAGGTGATAAAATATTTGTCTATAGAACTAGGGGAGGAATGTTTGTAAGGATAAGACCAGAAGTATTAAGGCAAAAAATGAGGGAAATGAATTATAGCATGGGAGACGTAGCCAAAATGCTAGGAGTTTCTAGAAAAACTATTTACGACTATGAAAATGGAGATTCCGACGTGTCCATAGAGATTGCAGAGAAACTTATAGATATTTTCGGTCCAGAAATCATAGGCGATGTCTGTGAAACGTATCAAGCAGACGGTAAGGTTAGTGTTGATAAGGATCACAAGGTCATAAATATACTAGAATCTAAAGGATTTAAGGTAGCTACGCTTAAATTTACTGCTGTAGATATAATAGCTTCAAACAATTCAAAGAAGTTAATAATAACTATTGAATCAAGAAATCCAGAGAACTCCATAAAAAAGATTCAAGAGGCAAGTAAAATAGCTGAAGAATTTAACTTAAATATGATAGTTATATCCAAGTCTAGCAGTAGAGCTAAAGAACTAGAAAAAGATGGCTTCAAAGTATATTTAGATCAGAATTTAGATGAGTTAAA from Acidianus ambivalens harbors:
- a CDS encoding C/D box methylation guide ribonucleoprotein complex aNOP56 subunit (functions along with aFIB and aL7a; guides 2'-O-methylation of ribose to specific sites in RNAs), which encodes MKLYLVEHAIGTFAFDEDGKLVDYVLNPKDIGKLVEILLNHEKGEPFPSTLELISKLKPEEVVIENEAEIPKLKVKASATLNHKAAKMFRSSLVKFALDSKFVSSEDELYNFLYQLSFEYTRRKLRTAAQKRDLLAIQAVRAMDDIDKSINLFSERLREWYSLHFPELDKLVEDHETYAKIVSTFGYRDNITLEGLKSINIDEKQAKKILDAASKSIGADISEDDINSIKQLSDAILSLYNIRNSLSDYVESVMKEVAPNITALVGANLGARLLSLAGSLEEFAKMPASTIQVLGAEKALFRALRSGGRPPKHGVIFQFPAIHSSPRWQRGKIARALAAKLAIAARVDNYSGRFIGDQLVEQLNKRIEEIKTKYAQPPPRKPQPQAPKQKNFKKGGGGGKKNKGKKGRR
- a CDS encoding fibrillarin-like rRNA/tRNA 2'-O-methyltransferase; its protein translation is MSESIKSVKETKMENVFECEYEDGTTRLCTKNLAPGYSVYGERLIKYNGIEYREWNAFRSKLAGAILKGLKENPVKKGVKVLYLGAASGTTPSHVSDIVEKEGKVYGVEFSPRVVRELILVAQRRPNLFPILADARFPQSYMPLIENVDVLYVDIAQPDQTDIAIYNAKIFLKEGGSLLLAIKARSIDVTKNPEEIFKEEASKLERNNFDVKQVINLDPYDKDHAMVLARFKG
- a CDS encoding DUF61 family protein → MLDKILELGLKEIFGSSPAEKVTLKDALQGKNRIRLNNGFYHELNLAEVKDFSSKVPLYLWSLVYLPIIILKLPEPGQFSLEGSEWDKKAVSLILNKEEGDKIILNTADVEDLLRRYKTLIFITLSSNILFSANSELDEGI
- a CDS encoding helix-turn-helix domain-containing protein, coding for MTIRVNDVIRILEDEGLNYTIINYPEKNKKSIDIIVEFKRSSQEKKKLVVKTSSDKIGKDEITDLKNFSSLTQSIPLIITDETEEDIAIEKDKVIGLSLFGFERLLKGDKIFVYRTRGGMFVRIRPEVLRQKMREMNYSMGDVAKMLGVSRKTIYDYENGDSDVSIEIAEKLIDIFGPEIIGDVCETYQADGKVSVDKDHKVINILESKGFKVATLKFTAVDIIASNNSKKLIITIESRNPENSIKKIQEASKIAEEFNLNMIVISKSSSRAKELEKDGFKVYLDQNLDELKYEISGD